In Mixophyes fleayi isolate aMixFle1 chromosome 3, aMixFle1.hap1, whole genome shotgun sequence, the genomic stretch CTAACGGCTGAGGAAATCTCCCCAAAAATGATTTTACTGGTTTCAGACAGTAAAGATTGCCTGAAAGGCAGCAAGATAAATGAGACTTACTATTTATTTCTATGGACGAAGAAAGCCCACACAAATGTATTGCcgattgaaatgaatgggaataaAGCTCTGTTAAGTAAAtcaaattttattatatattttttttttttataaaagtaaagtattaaatattgtggaactacaagtgcctgcATGCCCTGTCAGCCCAGACAAGCTGCAATAGTTCCACTATCATGCCATCAGTCCCATTGTTTTCAGTCCGCACCAGCTCTGCCAGCATGTAAGTGtttcttgtgattggctgatctACTTTCCTTGATTTCAACTGATCAAAATCTGAATGTTAAACAACCTATTTTTTTGTGTGTCTTTATTATGATATGAGAGTTTTGGGAAATTCACAATTTATGGTAATTTTAACTTTTGAACAAAATCAATGTTTGATAGATCTCCCCCATAGTATACTTTGAAATCAACAGTTGCCATACAGCTTATATAATACATGACCAAAAGAACATCACATCCATAATTTGCTTGTTGAACAtcacattccaaaaccatggtcATTAATATGGGATTCCTCCCCTCCTTTTGCTGaaataacagcctccactcttccaCTCACAGTTGGCATTTTAGTTGATCCCAAAGATGTTTGGGGTTGAGTTCAGAGCTCTGTGATGTCAAGTTCTTGTCGTCTTGACAAATTAACAAATTTTTGATGGACCTCGCTTTGTGCACAgaggcattgtcatgctgaaacaggaaaggacTTTCCCCAAGTTGTCGCTGTAAAGTTGAaaacacacaattctctagaatggcattgtatgctgaagcattatgaTTTCTCTTCACTGTTATGAAGAGGCCTAGGCCAAATCACGAAAAATAGCCCAGACGATTATTCCGCCTCCGTTAAATTTTACAATTGGCAGTATTCATTTTGGTAGGAAGCCATCTTCTGGCATCCGGTAAACTCCGATTCGTCCGTTAGACTGGAGTGGCAAATCATGATTCACCATCTAGTAGTGAatgtgtttccactgctccagagtgcAACTGCTCAGCCATGTATGTCCAATCCATGGAGCTCTACAGGAACAGTTCTTGTACTGATGCTACTTAGAGGCAGTTTGGAACGtagtagtgagtgttgcaactgAGGATAGATGATTTTGTATGTGTTACCCACTTAAGCACTCAGCGGTTCTGTTCTGTGAGCTTTTGCACCCTTCTGCTGTgcggctgagctgttgttgcttcTAGACGTTTccagttcacaataacagcacttacagttgaccggggCAGCTCTATAAGGGCAAATATTTGATGAACTGACTTGTTGAAAAGGAGGCATGTTATGACAGTGCCATAttaaaagtcactgagctctgtgtgacccattctactgctaatgtttaacTATTTAGATGGCTTGGCTATATACTTGATATTATGTACTAGTTAGCAATGGATGTGGCTGACATGGTCAAACACACTAATTGCTAAACACAAtaaatacttttggccatgtagtgtctATAAGCAATCAAAAAATTATAGATGTATGTCCAATACATGTAAGACATACATTCTTTTTGATCTAACACTGGTGTTAATTTACCATCCGtgtatttataattataaataaaatattatttatattataattatcacCATAATCAAGCATTAAAACCTTTTTGCATTTGCAACAATTTCATAATGTCTATAAACATTTCTTCTGCAGAGATGAGACAAATAAACTCTTTATGGTCCTCTAATTTATCTATAGACTCTGCTTCAGCAAGAAAATATACAGGATAAGTTAGAAAAGCTTTCTTTGTTGGAGAAGGAATGTATCAGACTCACTGCTACTCAACACATTGCAGAGGTGAGGCACACCTGGGAATTCAACTAAGATTTCTAACTCCCCCTTTCCCTCTTGTTTTctctattgtatttattatagagCTATAAAATgcaagttttattatttttttttattatttttaatttatttattttattttttattttctctgttcACTTTCAGTATATAGTCTGGCACCTTGTTATGCCTTACTATTAGAAATAATGTCAAATTCTGTTATGTAAGTGGTCTATGGTTCTGGCTGGGATTCATTGCATGGAGTTTGATGCagaaggtattattattattttagagcaAAATTGATGAGCTGGAGGAAAAGTTATATGAAGAGGAACAACAGCGAAAATTAATGCAAGATAAGGCAGTCCAGGTAAGTTTGTTTCTGTTTGCTGTGTAACTCATTTTCTAATTATTTTGTTAATGAAAGACAACAGTCTTAAAGGTAGAGATGAATCAAGTAAGGGTAGATTTAGAGATTCAAATGTAATCATAATAATttcattttgtgtgtttgaatttaATTTTGTAAACATAGCAAAGGAAAGAATTAAGaagaaatgcatttttattacaaTCATCCGTGCCCCCAACTAGCACCCCcccaacacacaaacacataatgtccctaaattaaaacaatatctGTTTGACTGTGGTACTAAAAGAAAGCCTTCTCTCTACCAAAAAGATGCAATATTAAATTATCTATTTGGCATGAACAGCAGTCTGTGAATGGCTTACAACACATGTCCAGTACTTTTAAACCATACCAACAAGATCTGTTGTATTGCAATATGTTTGTTCACAGCAGGAAGAATTGGGGGTAACGTCTTATTTCTTCCTAAGTATCTGGTTAGCAGAATGTTCTGTGAGAAATGCACAATAAAACACAAAAGCCCATACAGTGTTGGGAAAGCTTTTACTGTGATGAATGCatctatttttttctgttataaaCTTCTGCATTCTAGAGCAAGAATGtacgaattgtttaactacagtGGTGACTTAATATTTTATAGCTTGAAACTGGGCTTGAAGTGAATAGAATATTTTTATCGGCGTCTGCTCAAAATGCTTCTCAAAGGAAGGTAAAGAAAAAGAAGCAATTGCAGGTAATTTAAGAGTAGCCAAAAATGTCGGTGTCTGAGTACTAAGACACCTGCACCCAGGATTGTTCTCAAAATGCTCTGCATGCAGTCCTCTCAGCTGTGATTTTAATATTGGAGCAATGAGCACAGTCCCCACTATAGTGCCAGGTCAACAGAACTTACATAGATGCTAATGTTGGATGGTGGATGCCAGTACTGTCACATGGTGCTGCAATCATAATGTTTGCCCCTAACAGTGCTGCACTGTGGTGGGTATTCTATTGTATGGGCAGGCTTAGTAGGATACAATCAAGCTCACAGGTTAGGGCCGTGACCGGACTGTGCGGCAGTAGAGTGATGGTGGGAAGTTAcatatgtgttttatgtacagtgtGCGCTGTGTGCATCTCACTCAAGCACTGATCACTAATTCACAACCTTTGTAACACTTCTTTGGGACACTGGTGTGTAAAGCACCAGCCTTGCCAATCACATGCATTCTAGTGTTGTCTGTCTGGTCTTGTATGGGGGCATGTTCATTGCTGTCACATTGCAGTTTATGTAATTCTGTCAGTGCGTGAAGTTCATTGTAGTACCTACAACTTTTATGCAACACGTGTTATTTTCTGCTGAGgcagatacatcatcatcatttttttatatagcgccactaattccgcagcgctgtacagagcactcgctcccatcagtccctgccccattgggacttactgtctaaattccctaacacacacgcacacaggctagggtcaatttgttagtgcATGATGTCACTTCTGTTACACAGTTATTTCTGCTGAGCAATCATGTCTAATTTACAGGTGATCAGCACAAAAACAAATTTCTATTGTTAAATTTTGTCAGCTTTCCTTTGTATACAAATGAAAAACCATCTGATAAGACATGTCTACTTGgaccatttatttacatggttTTGTTGCCTGTTTGAGATTCATGTTTTGTCACTTCAATCTGTTTATGTGCAGTAACAAAGTGATGTTATATGATCGTAAAGGGTCACAATGTTTTGAAAGTTAGCTAATTTATGGTCTCGTTTAATAGTTTTCTTGTCTTGAGTTGCAGAAACCTGCCATAATTAAAGGTATCCCTAAACAGAGAGTGTCTCTGAAGGCAGGGGATCTACCATTTGTAGCTGGGAAGGTGAGTTTGCATGTggtggtttttcttttttaaacttgATATGCAGACTTTTTAATAATAACTCTTTGTTTTAGTCTACCAGTGCAAGCCATTCTCTGAGTGCAACTGTTCAGAATGTTCTGCACATGATGAAGCATCAGAGCAAGACTCCACGGGTCACTGAGCAACGCTCAAGATCTGCAGGACACAAGCTGATCAGGCCTTTAGGTGCCAACAGGCCTTCAGCCACCTGTTCAGTTCTCTCTACTGGAGATAGTCTGACTGATCTACTATTGGCTTTACAAGGCGAGCTGGAGCAAATGAGTTTGTGAGTATACAGTATACTTATTCATaaccttattttttatttaaaattacaaaGATAACATGTCCAGTATGGATATTTGTAAACGGAATACAGAAATTAAAACAACTTTACAATTTCCAGCAAATATGTATTCACTGTGTCTtttcttgaattatgaatttaatgtaATAGTAAACAGGTGAGGGTAAGTATTATGTATTCTTCATACATACCAAAATTCTAGCTTGCAAACAAGCCTAGGGAACATAGTGTCAAAGTAGAATGCTGCAATAAAGTTGTTTTAGGttgtgtgtgtttttggttttttttggggggggggagggggggttctgtttttcgtttttgtttttgttttttataaaaattggCCTATAGTCACTATATATTAATACAGGGTGTGTGCTGTTCTAAATGTTACCCGTGTTGGACCATAACATAACTGTATAACCTGGTGTGTGAAGGTACAGCACGCCAGTTGGCACATAAATGTATGCCCTGGTACACAGTGGGATTATATACAAATGTAAGGTTAAATTTCTCACTGTTAGTGGACCTATGAGTAAAATGAAATTGTTGTGTATTGTTAATGTGCTCAATAGTTTTACTCCTAAATCTGGACGTAAGTGTGCTGTGATATgacaaaataatgtttatttctgttctatttatttataagtgaGCATCAAGATCTATTGAAGCAAATAAATGAAACGAAGGACAGTGATATGCGTGAAGATTTAGAACGTGAGATGGATTGCCTTGTCAAACACATGGAAACAAAAAGTGATCAGATCCAGAAGCTAAAGAGACATCAAGCGAATGTAAGGATTCTGAAAACAAATTGCTGTTTTAACACTTGTTATGTTTTCTGTGCACAGTAGTTTTTTACCTTTAGGTACCATAATAACTGTTTAATTCACAAATTATTCAATGGGTATCACGTTTACCTCACAATGCCACAAACAACTGAGATGATCCTAAGCCCCACACACATGGTGCTAATCCCCAATTTCCATACTTTGCCCTGTCCACACTTACTATCAACCATGCACATACAGTGATTGTATAcaatcagaaaaaataaaaacaagtgtatACCTTTGTCCCCTGACACTATAAATGAGACAGAACTCATAAATATGAAAATCAGGCTGGTTATTTAGGGAAGAAGAAATATTTCATGAAGCTCAATTAGATTGTTGAATGGGTtgtaaaggcaaaaaaaaaacaaatggattgCGGGTTACTGCTGTAGATACTGCCCTGTGCTTTGGCTAGACATGTCTGCTTAATGTGTGTTTGTGGAGCTCCTTAACCCTTTGTGGAGCTCCCTAACCCTCTAGCACTTTACTCCAAGGGTTAAGTACTTACAAGACAAGTCAGAATTACATTCTGTGATTGATCTCTTTCTGAAAATGGAAGGGTCTTAATGTAAGATGAAGACTTTCAATAGGGATGATATTTTAGCTATATCTTAAAGAAAAGAGATTcatctttctttttaattatatactttttCATAATGGcaatattatatttgtaatattttaacaCATTGAATGTTAAATAATTTGTCACAGAATTACTGTTTTACAGTATGAGcagaaaatatatagaatatttcTTTAACATTGAAGTACAAATGTGTCTATTGCCAACAACTATAGCTATAAAGaatgttttttgtgtgtttatggTCAACATACTTAATTGTAATTGTATTCAATGAAATGCCTTTGTCATTTCAGGTTGTAAGGCTTAAGAAAGCAGCTCGGTCAATGAAGAAACTCTCCTCAAGTGCTAGATTAGCTGTTGGAGGAGATGGCTGCAAAGTAGACATTTCGGTCACTCCAAGGGTGAAACAAGAAACTTTGCCGAGAGGCACTCAAACTCCCAACAGCAAGGCTGCCCTCCAGCTGTTGAAAAATGTGCAAAAGATTCAGACGACTCTTAAGAAAGATGACATCATGTGGGAGAAATGATTTCTCTTTGTGTCGGTggcattttatgtgtgtgtgtgtgtgtgtgtgttttttgtaacGCTTACATTCTTATTACATTCTTATTTATGCACAGTGACTTTGGATGTctatacaattttaatattttaaataaagatttgtaATTTTATGTAAACCATTGTCTTCAGAGAGTAAAGTAAACAATTTAGCTGTTGCTGCTCTCGCTCAACCTAGATTTCCCTTTCAGCTGTCTCAAGAGTGACGTTACTTGTACAGGGGAGATCATTGTTTCTGAGATCATACTAAACCCACTGTGCCTACACCGAATAATCTATCCCATAAACTTCCCTACTGCGTTAAGACCACACTTCTCATACCCTGCTTCCTGAAGAAGTGGAAGCGAGGTATGAACAGAAGCAGCCATGGTTTGAGGCCATTTGCTCATCAAGTGGGCGGTGCAAAATGTATGGTGCTAATTGCATAGTCACCCCTTGTCCTCTCAGCGCTCAGTTAGCAGGTCGTTACTTGGTGATGCAACAAGTGCCTGCCCACCTTGCAGATAGTTAAGCGCTGTTCCGgcagaattgcctgctctcccacaAGTCCAGTATGTCTCAACCTAATCTAGAAATCTTTCGGCATTACTGTGAGAGTAGGCAATGGAGATTAATATTTTTAGTTTCTGCTTGCACTTTAGATCGAGGAAGGCGAGTGGATTACCAACTCAAAGCTATAGACCACTTTGCTAACAAAAAGATGTGTATCTCCAGTTTTATCCCTCTCCTTGGTTCATTTAACAAAGCAGTTCAGGGAGTCAAAATTAGGTTATAATTAAGTTTGCAGGAAAGATAAAAAATTCAACCTATTTGTAGAAGGCCTTTACAGCAGAGAACACCACCCACCACACTTGATTCATGTCACAGACTTGCCCAGAAGCAGACAAGAGACACTTATTTTGGGCACATCCAGAtactttcatgtttgcattaaatagttttttccaaGTCTAATCAGCAAGAGGGGTGGTCCAGTGAGTATTTAGCAGTGTAAAACTGCAGCTCTCCAGTCCAGATTGTGGGGCCTGGATGTGGACAGCGCCAGAAGCCCTCTCACAGTAGCTCCAGCAAGGTTCTCGGGAATCCTGATGGAACATGCATTTGCCAGGGCCTGGTGTTGTGCCATTGCTCCTCAATACTGGGGACCAGAGGACCACAGCATCACAGGTCCTTCCAGAAGCACCAGTCCAGACTACAATTCTGACCTGAATTTTGGCTCATAGGTGGCACTAGATCCCAGGGACATTGTCCTGGAGTTCTGGCTGGTCAGGAGATCTGAATATAATATACGCCTGTTGCACCAGGGGCTGATTGCACATGGGGAGGGAGGTGAACACACGATCTGCTACTAAAATAAAGTAATGGTTAAATGACCATGTTGATTCTAATGCACTGATAAAAGAATCAGTTAAAAGGGCTGGAGGCTGATTTACCAACTTGGCAGTCTGTGTTGAAATGTATGAAAGAAGGGCTAGGAGCCCATGTAACATATGACATAATTATCTTCAAGTGATGTTTGTAATGAAATGGCTTGTATAAGAGCTGTATGAGCAATAAACTTCAGTAAGATGCTGCTTTGGTCCTGTGGCCAGTTGATTAAAGATCACCCTTTAATCTGTCTTCTGTGTTTGGTCCAGTGTCCCGAATCGGTGCTCTGTctactacccagcagtcctggttGAAAGTAAGAAGTCAGGAGACTTTATCAACTTTATCAAATGTAAGCAGTTTCAGGTGACCATGAAGGGGCCTCTTGGTGGCAGTGATTACCTTCCTACAACAGGGGGAGTTATGTTGGTTTGCAACGGACATCATCTAAGTAGCTGGTGTGTCCCAAGTAGTGCCAATAAGGGTAGTCTGTGAGGACAAGATGCTGACAATCAGTGAAATTCCAATAATCATTTGATTAATCAGGTTGGCAGTGTAAGCTCATCCCATCACTAGTTTGATAGGTTAAAGCCAGGTGGCTGTCCGAAGACTACAGCTTCTAGAGCCAAGATATCCAGGAGAGTAACTGCAGCACAGCATGTCCAATATTGCAAGATGTTAGCATCTTAAGGTCCAGTGCCAGGACCTCTCCAGTGACCACAATAGAAGTCATTCACTGGACCCAAAAACTTCCACATACATTCCATCCTATGATTAGTTGAGTGCTTGATGGAAAAAACATTAGAGATCCTTAACTATATGTCTTCGCTAGTATACCCACTTAATGCATTAATGTTTACCTCAAGTGTGTCCCCCAAGTATTTCCCCATATGTGAAAAACAGGAATATATGAGGAATGCTCTTGGTTAGTCATCTGGTAGACCTTGACAATTTGTGTTCATTCTTGGAAATCCAGGAAAATATTCTCTTACCTGACCATGAATTTTGGACATACATTCtgatcaaacattttttttgagTAAACATAACAAAAAGAATGTTCTGACCAGTGATTCTAAGTTTGAGTTTGAGGACAGGCAAAAGGTGCTGAATCTGATCAAGCTCCAGCTTCCCCTGTCCAGACTGCACACGGACTCCAAGTGCCAACTACGTAGTGTCATTTCACATAAGGTATTCAGCACAACCCCAATCTTATTGACATACTCAAGGCATACCGTGATCATTGGGAGTTGGTATGAGCATTTTGCTGCTTACCAGTGGAGGAGCCATGTGGTGACCTGGTAATTGACCTGGCAGATGCCAGAGGGTAGGGTGGTGTAGAAGATGTTTGCTAGGGCAAACAGCCTAGTGCCACTCCAAGGGAGTATATGGAGTAAGTGCTGTGTTCCGCTAAGGAGCTGTTCTGTAGGAAATGAGGCAAAATATCCTCAATGTAACTCCATATACAAGCTGGCAGGCATAAGTCAATTAGCCAGACTGCTTGTTTCTCACCAGAGCTTGTGGAAGTAAAAGCAGGTGTTATCCAGGTATCTCACTGTCCATTTCTCTGTGTTGGATCCCAAGAAAGACAAATCAAGCTAGTTTTGTGTAGACTTCTGCTATTTGATCAGTCTAACTGCCTGAAACGTATGCCCTGCCCAATATGTATGTTCAGTTAGATGAGTTAGCAGGATCCTGGcatatttccacctttgacttcAGTAAAGGGTACTGGCAGCTTCCACTGGATGGTCGAGAATGGCATTACCCCATCCGGCTTGGAATCATACCATTCAGAATCAAAAAAAACGTAATTAATTAGGTGCCGGGGGTCCAGAGTAATGGATAATagatataaaaagtataaaatataatataaaaattaaatcaaaatatcAACATATTAGAATAGGCAGCTGTCATAAAAAGAGGCTGCTACAAACATCTCAATTAACAATGCAgtataaaattaagaaaaattacagtgctctagggggtatatttactaaactgtgggtttgaaaaagtggagatgctgcctatagcaaccaatcagaatctggttggttgctaatGGTAACataaccactttttcaaacccgcagtttagtaaatatacccctagatcttATATATTAAGAGTGAACGATACACTAATGGCAGAGCATATAAATGAACACAAGCTGCAAAATCTTGTTTTTCTTATGAACATTTGCAGCTGTTTGATATGTCACATGAGTAACTTCCCATTTAAACAATTAGAGTTGCATCCACGATGACCAACTTCACGATAGCCACATACCCTAAAAAATTTCCTCCACACCCAGATTatatgtgtagacactggattaatatttccttactcatttccCTTTTAAAAGGGTGTTCCCACACTTCTGGACCACCCTGTATATAATttaacataccgtatttccccatgtataaagcgtcccatgtatatgacgcaccttaattttggcccttaaatttgaaaatattacggtagctgtcaaaaaaaggcagggagagtgtaatggccggctgcccTGATTGTGATTAGAGCACTCCctgcaatcacccccccccccctgctgccactgtgcctctgttcccctcctcctggatccccgctgccactgtccccctcctcctggatctctgctgccactgtgcctctgtccccctcctcctagatccccgctgccactgtgcctctttccccctcctcctggatccccgctgccagtgtgcctctgtccccctcctcctggatccccgctgccactgtgcctgtgtccccctcctcctggatccccccgctgtcactgtaatgctgctccgctccccctcgatcccccccgctgtcactgtaacgctgcatccccgctacccctttATAAGATGCActcaggttttagacccaaattttttggaaaaaaggtgcgtcttatacatggggaaatacggtatttgctttcatttctttatattgttttttttttctcagtatCAAAGACTTTTTTGCTGTTTTGTAAACTATTGTATGTTTACCTGGATGCTACTGTATTAAACCATCTCTTTATTTACACTTTGAGTATATGCAAAACATTTAGGTAACAATACTATACCATTTTTCTCATCACCGATCTCCTACACCATAcaaacactgagggcctgattcattaaggaaactaaggcaAAAAGAACTAactcttctcctggacaaaccatgttacaatgcaaaggttgTAAATCAGTATAGTATTTTGTCcataagggaaatactggctgctttttcatgtagcacacacatagctgatagctttatttatttcaatggctACTTTGAAAGTTGGTCACTGTAGTTGCATATTAACAATTGCAGGCTTGTAGAACGCACCTTACAATAGCTGCATAGGTGTCAAGTGGTTTAACCCTAAATTAACCATACAAGGAAAGTAATTTAggtatactgtattatattaatagggTCTCAATTAAAAGTTAAAACTTGAAAAGGTTTGTTAATTTTTTTCAACATGTAAAATATACAGGAAATTCTGCCACCAGTATACCATTAGCAGTTGCTGTTTCAGATTCTAGTTAAGTCTtgccatgtgctttttttttagtgAAGATGATTCGTTCAATCCAGAGTTGAAATGTCTACCACTACGCCCTCTGCTGACTTCCATAAGAAGTTTAAAACTTTGTAACTATGTAACAAGTCCCGTCTGTGTGTACGTGCGCTACTATGGAGACTGGACAACGCTTCCTCAGCTTCATGCACTCTGAACAGCATGAAGAGATCATAGTCAGAACCTGGAGCTTTACGAAAAAGAATTAAACAATTATCAACCGCTGTTATTACTTTGCTGCTAATCACGTAGTTGATCTGTGCTGGATTTGTAAGTGGATCACAGATCTTCGGCAAGTAAAGTTTCTTAAAGCAAATTAAGCTATATGACTAGTCTTACGAGTTTACCATTATCATAAAGTAATACACATAGCACCTGAAAGTAAATTATTTATGTTAAAGTGTTAAGTAGTAGGGATGCAAATGTTTTTTCATAATGAACAATTTCAAATACAACAGTTAGATTGCTATTGTGCTAGTATAAAAATATTTCAGATTAGATTCCATTTAATTATAATTCATAATATACAGAGGAATTCTAGTTGGAATTTATTTCTGCTATGCTTGTCCTTGTTAGATTGTTCTTGCAGAATTGTATGTCTGTTAAGCAGCTATAACTATCCATAGGGCTGCATAAAGTACTCTTTTGAAAATTGCCTTTAGATCTCTTCCATAAGTGTATAGGCTTGATAGAACTTTGCAGCTCAGATTTACACTTGTTTGCATACAGTTTCAATACACTAAAACGTGCAACACTGTTCCATGCAATTTTCACAAAGTAGAATGCACATGCAATGCTTTGACAACAAAACTACTTTGGTGCAATAGGGAACAGTGTTCCATATTCTCTTTCATGTTATGCTGATTGAGGGTATCCTCGCTTTAGAATGCAGC encodes the following:
- the CEP57L1 gene encoding centrosomal protein CEP57L1 isoform X2 translates to MDSVLKDSYLASFCQPPDTIPINDLLESKKLSSRKPSSTLKDQNPHSYDVLQAPNSKALVSALKTLQEKISRLQLEKSKAQNRITSLSMETAEQKVVLSNREKTESCQHEDVGQKTDVITQLSAAQDRCSLLEKQLSYMRQMVQNAEMDKKTILEQQTLLQQENIQDKLEKLSLLEKECIRLTATQHIAESKIDELEEKLYEEEQQRKLMQDKAVQKPAIIKGIPKQRVSLKAGDLPFVAGKSTSASHSLSATVQNVLHMMKHQSKTPRVTEQRSRSAGHKLIRPLGANRPSATCSVLSTGDSLTDLLLALQGELEQMSFEHQDLLKQINETKDSDMREDLEREMDCLVKHMETKSDQIQKLKRHQANVVRLKKAARSMKKLSSSARLAVGGDGCKVDISVTPRVKQETLPRGTQTPNSKAALQLLKNVQKIQTTLKKDDIMWEK
- the CEP57L1 gene encoding centrosomal protein CEP57L1 isoform X1; protein product: MDSVLKDSYLASFCQPPDTIPINDLLESKKLSSRKPSSTLKDQNPHSYDVLQAPNSKALVSALKTLQEKISRLQLEKSKAQNRITSLSMETAEQKVVLSNREKTESCQHEDVGQKTDVITQLSAAQDRCSLLEKQLSYMRQMVQNAEMDKKTILEQQTLLQQENIQDKLEKLSLLEKECIRLTATQHIAESKIDELEEKLYEEEQQRKLMQDKAVQLETGLEVNRIFLSASAQNASQRKVKKKKQLQKPAIIKGIPKQRVSLKAGDLPFVAGKSTSASHSLSATVQNVLHMMKHQSKTPRVTEQRSRSAGHKLIRPLGANRPSATCSVLSTGDSLTDLLLALQGELEQMSFEHQDLLKQINETKDSDMREDLEREMDCLVKHMETKSDQIQKLKRHQANVVRLKKAARSMKKLSSSARLAVGGDGCKVDISVTPRVKQETLPRGTQTPNSKAALQLLKNVQKIQTTLKKDDIMWEK